The proteins below are encoded in one region of Paenisporosarcina cavernae:
- the yhbY gene encoding ribosome assembly RNA-binding protein YhbY, translating to MLTGKQKRFLRSEAHHLDPIFQVGKGGVNEHMVKQIAEALEVRELIKISILQNCEEDKQTVAEQLAKGANAELVQLIGLTVVLYKASKNNKRIELPKKG from the coding sequence ATGTTAACAGGTAAACAAAAACGATTTTTACGAAGCGAGGCACATCATTTAGATCCCATTTTCCAAGTAGGAAAAGGCGGGGTAAATGAGCATATGGTAAAACAAATTGCGGAAGCTCTAGAAGTTCGTGAATTAATTAAAATAAGCATTCTTCAAAATTGTGAAGAAGACAAACAAACAGTCGCGGAACAACTTGCGAAAGGTGCGAACGCAGAATTAGTTCAGCTTATTGGGTTAACTGTAGTTTTATACAAAGCTTCTAAAAACAATAAGCGCATTGAGTTGCCTAAAAAGGGTTGA
- the aroE gene encoding shikimate dehydrogenase, giving the protein MKKWYAVIGSPIDHSKSPIMHNSWFEQLEIDATYIPIRVEPENLEEALHAMTILGCEGFNVTVPLKEKIIPFLSAIDPSAQAIGAVNTVKKTENGWIGYNTDGIGFVKAFENDFGKSLRMAKGLVIGAGGAARGIVDALKNSGYMDVDITNRTLERALVLQKEFRLANVLEWRNIRDLSMYDFIIQTTSNGLRSSENWPIQFDTLKRSCKISDIIYNPWETQFLHQAKQHQLDVQNGLGMFVHQGAESFYLWTGQYPNTEKIVSVLETTLGGNHVNR; this is encoded by the coding sequence ATGAAAAAATGGTATGCGGTTATTGGTTCACCAATCGACCATTCAAAGTCCCCAATTATGCATAATAGCTGGTTTGAACAGTTAGAGATCGATGCAACGTATATTCCTATTCGAGTGGAACCAGAAAACTTAGAAGAAGCTCTTCACGCGATGACGATACTAGGATGTGAAGGATTTAATGTAACGGTTCCTTTGAAAGAAAAAATTATTCCATTTTTATCGGCAATAGATCCATCGGCACAAGCAATAGGCGCCGTGAACACGGTGAAAAAAACCGAAAATGGATGGATTGGATACAACACGGACGGAATTGGCTTTGTGAAAGCCTTTGAAAACGACTTTGGAAAATCATTGCGTATGGCAAAAGGACTTGTCATAGGCGCAGGAGGAGCAGCGAGAGGAATTGTCGATGCACTAAAGAACTCCGGCTATATGGATGTAGACATCACCAACAGGACGCTAGAACGTGCACTAGTTTTACAAAAAGAATTTCGATTAGCTAATGTCCTCGAATGGAGAAATATAAGGGACCTTTCCATGTATGATTTTATTATTCAAACGACATCAAACGGGTTACGTTCTTCCGAAAATTGGCCAATTCAATTTGATACTTTAAAGCGAAGTTGTAAAATAAGTGATATTATTTATAACCCTTGGGAAACACAATTTCTTCATCAAGCGAAGCAGCATCAACTAGATGTTCAAAATGGGTTAGGTATGTTCGTTCATCAAGGAGCTGAAAGCTTTTATCTTTGGACTGGTCAATATCCGAACACAGAAAAAATAGTTTCCGTATTAGAAACAACATTAGGAGGAAATCATGTTAACAGGTAA
- the yqeH gene encoding ribosome biogenesis GTPase YqeH, with product MEQVVCIGCGAAIQSENPNEVGYAPEASLKKETVICQRCFRLKNYNEIQPVSLTDDDFLRILTSLGNQNGLIVKIVDIFDFNGSWLPGLQRFVGSNPILLIGNKVDLLPKSVKPNRVIHWMKQEAHKLGLKPIDVLLVSSVKGNGMEQAMDAIDRYREGKDVYVVGCTNVGKSTFINRIIKNVTGENNVITTSHFPGTTLDLIDIPLEDGKSLHDTPGIINHHQMAHFLDASELKVITPKSELKPKVFQLNPEQTLYLGGVARFDFIQGTRSSFTVHVSNSLMIHRTKLQNADALYENHLGEMLVPPGPISKEQFPELVRHEFRVKEDKTDIVISGLGWITVNKGNIVVAVHAPKGVNVQIRPSLI from the coding sequence ATGGAACAAGTAGTTTGTATAGGATGCGGAGCAGCTATTCAAAGTGAGAATCCAAATGAAGTAGGATATGCACCAGAGGCTTCTTTAAAAAAAGAAACAGTTATCTGTCAACGATGTTTTCGATTAAAGAATTACAATGAAATTCAACCAGTTTCTTTAACCGACGATGATTTTTTACGTATTTTAACTAGCTTAGGAAATCAAAATGGTCTTATCGTTAAAATCGTGGACATTTTCGATTTTAATGGAAGTTGGTTACCTGGATTACAACGATTCGTAGGCTCGAATCCAATTTTACTGATCGGGAATAAAGTTGATTTGTTACCGAAATCGGTGAAACCGAATCGGGTGATTCATTGGATGAAGCAAGAAGCTCACAAACTTGGACTTAAACCGATTGACGTGCTTTTAGTTAGTTCTGTAAAAGGAAATGGTATGGAACAGGCAATGGATGCAATTGATCGATATCGTGAAGGGAAAGACGTGTATGTGGTTGGTTGTACGAACGTAGGGAAATCGACGTTTATTAACCGTATTATTAAGAACGTAACAGGGGAAAATAACGTTATCACTACTTCCCATTTTCCAGGTACTACACTTGACCTCATCGACATTCCGCTAGAAGATGGGAAATCACTTCATGATACGCCAGGGATTATTAATCACCATCAGATGGCACATTTTTTAGATGCTTCCGAGTTGAAAGTCATTACGCCAAAAAGTGAATTAAAGCCAAAAGTTTTTCAGCTTAATCCTGAGCAAACGCTTTATTTAGGTGGTGTAGCTCGCTTTGATTTTATTCAAGGTACAAGGAGTTCGTTTACAGTACATGTATCGAATAGCTTGATGATTCATCGGACGAAACTTCAAAATGCGGATGCATTATATGAAAATCATTTAGGTGAAATGCTCGTGCCACCTGGACCAATTTCAAAGGAACAATTTCCAGAGCTTGTACGACACGAATTTCGAGTCAAGGAAGACAAAACAGATATCGTCATTTCTGGTCTAGGTTGGATCACGGTAAATAAAGGAAATATTGTCGTTGCCGTTCATGCTCCTAAAGGCGTTAATGTTCAAATTCGACCATCTCTCATTTAA
- a CDS encoding YqeG family HAD IIIA-type phosphatase produces MTNYFLPSEFVKDVFTITPERLKSKNIRAIITDLDNTLVEWDRPGATPKLIEWFKSMKDAGIQVIIVSNNNELRVKSFADPLGIPFIFKARKPMGKAFRKALHLLDARKEEVVMIGDQLLTDVVGGNRLGIHTILVVPVAKSDGFFTRFNRMVERAIFKSLKRRGHVTWKEDI; encoded by the coding sequence ATGACTAATTACTTTTTACCAAGTGAATTTGTAAAAGATGTTTTTACAATCACGCCCGAAAGATTGAAATCTAAAAATATCCGCGCGATTATCACAGATTTGGATAATACATTAGTGGAATGGGATAGACCCGGTGCTACACCAAAGTTAATCGAATGGTTTAAAAGCATGAAAGACGCTGGGATTCAAGTAATCATTGTTTCGAATAACAATGAACTACGGGTAAAATCGTTTGCTGATCCTCTAGGAATACCATTTATTTTTAAAGCACGTAAACCAATGGGAAAAGCTTTTAGAAAAGCATTGCATTTATTGGATGCGCGTAAAGAAGAAGTTGTGATGATAGGTGATCAGTTATTAACGGACGTTGTCGGCGGAAATCGACTAGGTATTCATACGATTCTTGTTGTACCTGTCGCAAAGTCAGATGGCTTTTTTACGCGCTTTAATCGAATGGTAGAACGTGCGATTTTTAAATCGCTTAAACGACGTGGGCATGTAACATGGAAGGAAGATATTTAA
- a CDS encoding phosphatidylserine decarboxylase: MKSFMYQKCVELTNTKFTTTLLRKFVTSSASKRIIPSYAKTFQIPTEEIDSSFQSYASLQDFFTRRIPSSLRNVNTSTDTLTSPVDGKIEAFGTLSDSFHFHVKGQAYSIEEMVGKELAQEYANGSYIVCYLSPANYHRIHSPLSANRVSTKTYGLTSYPVNKAGLRYGKRPLSKNFRKIVELKNDQHSVVLAMIGAMFVNSIHLMDTTIYKKGDEIGYFSFGSTVILLSKKEEFAFAENLRAGDIVKFGEPLGYML, translated from the coding sequence ATGAAATCATTTATGTACCAAAAATGTGTCGAACTAACGAATACGAAATTTACGACTACTCTTTTGCGTAAATTTGTTACATCCTCCGCTAGTAAACGAATAATCCCTTCATATGCGAAAACCTTTCAAATTCCGACTGAAGAAATAGACTCGTCGTTTCAATCGTATGCTAGCTTGCAAGATTTTTTTACACGACGTATTCCTTCTTCTTTGCGGAATGTTAACACTTCTACCGATACTCTCACCAGTCCTGTCGACGGTAAAATTGAAGCATTTGGAACATTATCTGACTCCTTTCATTTTCATGTAAAAGGACAAGCATATTCGATTGAAGAGATGGTAGGAAAAGAACTAGCACAGGAGTATGCTAACGGGTCTTACATTGTATGTTATTTAAGTCCCGCGAATTATCACCGTATCCACAGTCCACTTTCAGCTAACCGAGTATCCACTAAAACGTATGGATTAACCTCCTATCCGGTCAATAAAGCCGGCTTACGATATGGCAAACGTCCACTTTCCAAAAATTTTCGTAAAATAGTTGAGTTGAAAAATGACCAACATTCTGTCGTGCTGGCAATGATCGGTGCTATGTTTGTCAATTCGATACATTTAATGGATACAACAATCTATAAAAAAGGAGACGAAATAGGCTATTTTTCCTTTGGATCAACGGTGATTTTATTATCAAAAAAAGAAGAATTCGCGTTTGCTGAGAATTTACGTGCAGGAGATATAGTGAAGTTCGGAGAGCCTCTCGGGTATATGCTATAA
- the pssA gene encoding CDP-diacylglycerol--serine O-phosphatidyltransferase has translation MYFLERIDQTIKKIKLQTANFVTLANLSFGGAAILTSINENYSYSVLFIFIAALLDRFDGMIARKYNMESELGKQLDSMSDIISFGVAPAILLFMTDLVHFGAPGMVMTILYIAAGALRLARFNITESNGYFTGLPITAAGTLLTLSYLGITLLPSVFYMFMMPLLAILMISNFQLKKI, from the coding sequence TTGTACTTTTTAGAACGAATTGACCAAACGATTAAAAAAATTAAACTTCAAACTGCAAACTTTGTTACGTTGGCGAATTTATCATTTGGTGGAGCAGCTATTTTAACGTCCATTAATGAAAATTATAGTTATAGTGTTCTGTTCATTTTTATCGCGGCTTTATTAGATCGTTTTGACGGAATGATTGCTCGTAAATACAATATGGAATCGGAATTAGGAAAACAGCTAGATTCCATGAGCGATATTATCTCATTTGGCGTTGCGCCAGCAATCCTATTATTTATGACCGATTTGGTTCACTTTGGTGCACCGGGAATGGTCATGACCATTCTTTATATAGCAGCTGGTGCGCTACGTTTAGCACGATTTAATATTACGGAGTCAAATGGATACTTTACCGGATTACCAATTACCGCTGCCGGAACGCTATTAACGTTATCTTATCTAGGTATCACCTTGTTGCCTTCAGTTTTTTACATGTTCATGATGCCTTTATTGGCAATATTAATGATCAGTAACTTTCAATTAAAGAAAATATGA
- the sigK gene encoding RNA polymerase sporulation sigma factor SigK, with translation MSGILTFVIQLWLDFPAFVGYLKGQAFKSPLNEKEEALFLQRAAEGDEHAKNELIERNMRLVAHVVKKFHPKHELLDDYISIGTIGLMKAISSFTPEKKTRLATYAARCIENEILMYLRTQKKVQKDVSLYESVGIDLEGRALQIADLLPSNDQDTSEQIEWNDEKTKLYQHLSKLEGREWDIIVRRFGLFGLEEMTQKQIAKELNISRSYVSRIEKRALVHLYQQFKHEKTPSIMENRKSE, from the coding sequence TTGTCAGGAATTCTTACTTTCGTTATACAATTATGGTTGGATTTCCCTGCATTTGTCGGTTATTTAAAAGGGCAGGCGTTTAAAAGTCCTTTGAATGAAAAAGAAGAAGCCTTATTTTTACAACGAGCCGCAGAAGGTGATGAACATGCAAAGAATGAATTGATAGAACGCAATATGAGGCTAGTTGCGCATGTCGTAAAGAAATTCCATCCCAAACATGAACTTTTAGACGATTACATCTCCATCGGTACAATCGGGCTCATGAAAGCGATCTCGAGTTTCACCCCTGAAAAGAAAACTCGCCTTGCGACATACGCCGCTCGATGTATAGAAAATGAAATACTCATGTATTTACGCACACAGAAGAAAGTGCAAAAAGACGTATCCCTCTATGAATCCGTTGGAATCGATTTAGAAGGTCGCGCACTACAAATTGCTGATTTGCTCCCTTCAAATGATCAAGATACCTCGGAACAAATCGAATGGAACGATGAAAAGACGAAACTTTATCAACATCTATCTAAATTAGAAGGACGAGAATGGGATATCATTGTCCGTAGATTCGGCTTGTTCGGTTTAGAAGAAATGACACAAAAGCAAATTGCAAAAGAACTTAATATTTCGCGAAGCTACGTGTCAAGAATTGAAAAAAGAGCACTAGTCCATCTATATCAACAATTCAAACATGAAAAAACTCCTTCGATCATGGAGAATCGAAAGAGCGAATAA
- the mtnN gene encoding 5'-methylthioadenosine/S-adenosylhomocysteine nucleosidase — MKIAVIGAMEQEVELLRHAIEQPTEKTIANCEFTSGYYEGKEVILLKSGIGKVNAAMSTTLLLHEFQPDVVINTGSAGGFDAALDVGSIVISEDVRHHDVDVTAFGYAMGQVPGLPEGFSSDASLMDLAEAAVKKIGKHSYGRGLIITGDSFMHDTDRVESVRGHFPLAKASEMEAAAVAQVCHQFETPFVVIRALSDIAGKESSISFDEFLPIAAKHSTEIVLEVIRSFDSP, encoded by the coding sequence GTGAAAATTGCTGTTATTGGCGCAATGGAACAAGAAGTAGAATTATTACGACATGCAATCGAGCAACCTACAGAAAAAACAATCGCAAATTGTGAATTTACTTCAGGTTATTATGAGGGTAAAGAAGTCATCCTTTTAAAAAGTGGAATTGGCAAAGTAAATGCTGCTATGAGTACGACATTATTGCTTCATGAATTTCAACCAGATGTTGTGATAAATACCGGTTCTGCTGGAGGATTTGACGCTGCACTTGACGTTGGTTCAATCGTTATTTCGGAAGATGTTCGTCATCACGATGTGGATGTTACTGCTTTTGGATATGCGATGGGACAAGTGCCAGGATTACCTGAAGGGTTTTCTTCTGATGCATCACTAATGGACTTAGCAGAAGCTGCGGTAAAGAAAATAGGAAAGCATTCGTATGGACGAGGTTTAATCATCACGGGAGATTCGTTTATGCATGACACAGATCGTGTTGAATCCGTAAGGGGTCACTTCCCACTAGCTAAAGCTTCGGAAATGGAAGCTGCTGCGGTGGCGCAAGTTTGTCATCAATTTGAAACACCATTTGTTGTCATTCGGGCTTTGTCCGATATTGCAGGAAAAGAGTCTTCCATTAGTTTTGATGAATTTTTACCGATCGCTGCAAAACATTCAACAGAAATCGTCTTAGAAGTTATTCGCTCTTTCGATTCTCCATGA